The Zalophus californianus isolate mZalCal1 chromosome 7, mZalCal1.pri.v2, whole genome shotgun sequence genome includes a region encoding these proteins:
- the MDC1 gene encoding mediator of DNA damage checkpoint protein 1 isoform X4: MEDTQAINWEVEEEEETERPSESLGCSLEPVGRLHIFSSAHGPEKDFPLYLGKNMVGRMPDCSVTLPFSSISKQHAVIEILAWDKAPVLQDCGSLNGTQVLRPPKVLSPGVSHRLRDQELILFADLPCQYHRLNVPLPFVSRGPLTVEETPRVQGGAQPQRLLLAEDSENEVDSPSERCVKKELRTSPLAAVVPESDEEGPSPAPDGPGPPFAFNLDSDTDEEESQHPAAGESSLAARRGSTAETQQPKAVATEIQLEKDQCSVKERNNDTKVERDARNGVVPLGATLERNQTAGEDSDTDVDESRPAEVHLERAQTSGFIDSDTDVEEEGIPATPAVVPMKKRQIFHGDSTKSPQAPALVHLQESPAGSDTDVEERELPLAVPSEGNQASVVIDSNTDAEEEVLAALTLARLKESRADTWNRDTDAEQDRAQPVALLEQSQTSAGGDSDTDVEEEGLPVEKRGTVPKCHTDKAHSEKRQSPLRDSDLGVDKDKSSLGVHLERSQASATVDINTQVEEKVLSGPAVILVERHQVPMAWTNQTDVEVEGGQAKLPVVHLEEAQPPPPGDCEIDAEEGTSLAASVVADGGKCELPAEGDAGTEWVAAVLEQERALEARAQGESLVSQVEQDLLPVLRENLTDLVVDPGTSGEPIQAQREGAQTPTEREREPHVDKTKDSGDNHGDSEDLDLQATQCFVERDNQSPEAVQSMEDEATQAFLVTLPQEPGPSCCSFQAPGALDEPWEVLATQPFCPRESEASEPQPIAAHLDAHGSCPSTPKTTPQAQHPESPVHEEPLGIQGRGMQTVEKDMGTPREAAEGVAPERGLLNRETKNLPAGEREDVTGEEELTRGRQVLARDNQGQESDQKVKSTGIKRNVESLNIEMEIPREVQEEEIGKQTPAREIFEREAKKLVLKRGGEPSVLGVEVPEVKLERGPQRGETEKGSEDKEGQASSLTPEPRAGTGDHQGLASAPGASGSQSGGAPMSPRRQQRGHLTCKMPPAEKASVGDQESADACLPPAVPEASTPHHNPLLSQSQKHPVPQPFLSPSPSSSEPIPGTRQNGNQEVPETPLSSEMEPLHPKSKVRLRGSSRKTPSAVSSLALEPHSTIPADQPLSPELPSRVTRGRTRRSSGKTPEPVVPSAPELQTSTSKDQPVTPEPTSQVTRGRAHRFSVKSPEPVVPIVPEVQPSTSREQPVTAELLSQGRTRKSVKTPEPVVSTATQGRAHRSSLKTPKPVIPSAPKLQPSTSTDQPVTPEPTSQVTRGRTRRSSVKTPEPPVPTAPETQPSTSKDQPVITEPTSGATHSRTHRSSVKTPEPVVPTAPEVQPSVPTDQPVTPEPTSRVPWGRTRRSSGKTPEPVVPSAPELQTSISKDQPVIPGPTSGATHSRTHRSSGKTPEPVVPTAPEVQPSVPTDQPVIPKPKSQGRTSRSSVKTPEPVAPTAPELQPTTPRGQPVTPKRTSRGRTPRSSSKTPKSVVPTVPELQASTPTYQPVTPKLTSQATRGRTQRSSVRTPEPVAPTAPELQPSVSTDEPVTPEPTSRATRGRTQRSFVKIPQPTEPTAPDLESLTPTDQLVTPKAQGSQDKTLRSSTISAVPVLTTPEFQSSVPTDQPIPPERIPQASCGRRLRATRKHESLRAPIVREPYSALPEPKSRSSRNQRQGAVRVVESLRTIPKPAFAQLPEAPTHTTQIQKVEAAGRSEFTPEPLPKASQTRKRPLATVDSPPLQKRLQRGEVTQKTVFLKEEEGDPTERPRKEEDVVLPGPGKRKRDQAEEEPKGIPSRSLRRTKPNQESTAPKVLFTGVVDARGERAVLALGGSLASSVAEASHLVTDRVRRTVKFLCALGRGIPILSLDWLHQSRKAGCFLPPDEYVVTDPEQEKNFGFSLRDALSRARERRLLEGYEIHVTPGVQPPPPQMGEIISCCGGTVLPSMPRSYKPRRVVITCSQDFARCSIPFRVGLPILSPEFLLTGVLKQEAKPEAFILSTLEMSSS; the protein is encoded by the exons ATGGAGGACACCCAGGCTATTAACTGGGAGgttgaagaagaggaggagacagagagaccCAGTGAATCCTTGGGGTGTAGCTTGGAGCCTGTAGGGCGATTGCATATCTTCAGTAGTGCCCATGGACCAGAAAAAG ATTTCCCCCTGTACCTCGGGAAGAATATGGTGGGCCGAATGCCTGATTGCTCTGTGACCCTGCCCTTTTCATCCATCTCCAAACAACATGCAGTGATTGAAATTTTGGCCTGGGACAAGGCACCTGTGCTCCAAGATTGTGGCAGCCTCAATGGTACTCAAGTCCTAAGGCCTCCTAAGGTCCTAAGCCCAGGGGTGAGTCATCGGCTGAGGGACCAGGAGTTGATTCTCTTTGCTGACTTGCCCTGCCAGTACCATCGCCTGAATGTCCCCCTGCCCTTTGTTTCCCGGGGCCCTCTAACTGTAGAAGAGACACCCAGGGTACAGGGAGGAGCTCAACCCCAGAGGCTCCTGTTGGCTGAGGACTCGGAGAATGAAGTAG ATTCTCCTTCTGAAAGGTGTGTGAAGAAAGAACTAAGGACCTCCCCTTTGGCAGCAGTAGTTCCAGAGAG TGATGAAGAGGGGCCTTCTCCTGCCCCAGACGGCCCTGGGCCACCGTTTGCCTTCAACCTGGACAGCGACACAGATGAGGAAGAAAGTCAGCATCCAGCAGCAGGAGAGTCCTCCTTAGCTGCCAGAAGAGGCTCCACTGCAGAGACACAACAGCCTAAAGCTGTGGCAACTGAAATCCAGCTTGAAAAGGATCAGTGTTCAGTGAAAGAGAGGAACAATGATACCAAAGTTGAGAGGGATGCAAGGAATGGGGTGGTCCCACTTGGGGCCACTCTGGAGAGAAACCAAACTGCTGGGGAGGACAGTGACACAGATGTGGATGAAAGCAGGCCTGCTGAGGTCCATTTGGAAAGGGCCCAGACTTCTGGCTTCATAGACAGTGATACTGATGTGGAAGAAGAAGGGATCCCCGCAACCCCAGCTGTAGTTCCTATGAAAAAGAGGCAAATCTTCCATGGAGATAGTACAAAGAGTCCTCAGGCACCTGCTTTGGTACATCTACAGGAGAGCCCAGCTGGTAGTGATACAGATGTGGAGGAACGTGAGCTCCCACTGGCAGTCCCTTCGGAGGGAAACCAAGCCTCTGTGGTGATTGACAGCAATACAGATGCTGAGGAAGAGGTCTTAGCAGCGCTCACTTTGGCACGTCTGAAAGAGAGCCGAGCCGATACATGGAACAGAGATACAGATGCGGAACAGGATAGGGCCCAGCCTGTGGCCCTTCTGGAGCAAAGCCAAACCTCTGCTGGGGGAGACAGTGACACAGacgtggaggaggaggggctccCAGTGGAAAAGAGAGGAACTGTTCCCAAGTGTCATACAGACAAGGCACATTCAGAAAAGAGGCAGTCTCCTCTCCGAGACAGTGATTTAGGGGTGGACAAAGATAAGAGCTCACTTGGGGTCCACCTGGAGAGAAGCCAAGCCTCTGCCACAGTGGACATCAACACACAAGTGGAGGAGAAAGTCCTTTCAGGGCCAGCTGTTATACTTGTGGAGAGGCATCAGGTGCCTATGGCATGGACAAATCAAACAGATGTGGAAGTAGAAGGGGGCCAAGCAAAGCTGCCTGTGGTGCATCTGGAGGAAGCGCAGCCTCCTCCACCTGGGGACTGTGAGATAGATGCAGAAGAGGGCACATCCTTAGCAGCCTCAGTGGTGGCAGATGGAGGAAAGTGCGAGCTTCCGGCAGAAGGGGATGCTGGGACAGAATGGGTTGCAGCTGTTCTTGAGCAGGAGAGGGCTCTTGAGGCGAGGGCCCAGGGTGAGTCCCTTGTGTCACAGGTGGAACAGGATCTTCTCCCTGTCTTGAGGGAGAACCTTACAGATCTGGTGGTGGACCCAGGTACTTCAGGGGAGCCCAtccaggcacagagagagggagcccaGACCcccacagaaagggagagagaaccacATGTGGACAAGACCAAGGACTCTGGGGACAACCATGGGG ATTCTGAAGACCTGGACCTACAGGCTACCCAGTGCTTTGTGGAGAGAGACAATCAGAGCCCAGAAG CAGTCCAGAGCATGGAGGATGAAGCTACCCAGGCCTTCCTGGTTACTCTACCCCAGGAGCCTGGCCCTTCCTGTTGCAGTTTCCAGGCCCCAG GTGCCCTGGATGAGCCGTGGGAAGTCTTGGCAACACAGCCATTCTGTCCGAGAGAGTCTGAGGCCTCTGAGCCCCAGCCCATTGCTGCCCATCTTGATGCCCATGGATCTTGCCCCTCTACACCTAAGACAACACCACAAGCCCAACATCCAGAGAGCCCAGTTCATGAAGAGCCACTGGGAATTCAAGGCAGAGGGATGCAGACTGTGGAGAAAGATATGGGTACAccaagagaagcagcagagggggTGGCCCCTGAGAGAGGACTGTTGAACAGGGAAACCAAGAACCTGCCAGCAGGAGAGCGAGAAGATGTGACAGGAGAAGAAGAATTAACCAGAGGGAGACAGGTGTTAGCTAGAGATAATCAGGGACAAGAGTCTGACCAAAAGGTGAAAAGTACAGGTATTAAACGGAATGTGGAGAGTTTAAACATAGAAATGGAGATACCTAGGGAAGTACAAGAGGAAGAGATAGGAAAGCAGACTCCTGCAAgagaaatatttgagagagaagcaaagaaacTAGTACTAAAGAGAGGGGGTGAGCCAAGTGTATTAGGCGTTGAGGTACCGGAAGTAAAACTGGAGAGAGGCCCCcagagaggggagacagagaaagggagcgAGGACAAGGAAGGGCAGGCCTCCAGTCTAACACCAGAGCCTAGAGCAGGGACGGGGGACCATCAGGGACTTGCTTCAGCCCCAGGAGCTTCTGGGAGCCAGTCAGGTGGAGCCCCCATGAGCCCCAGGAGGCAGCAGAGAG GCCACTTGACTTGCAAGATGCCACCTGCTGAGAAGGCCTCTGTG GGTGATCAGGAATCCGCAGATGCTTGTCTGCCTCCTGCAGTGCCTGAAGCCTCAACCCCACACCACAACCCCCTCCTCTCTCAGAGTCAAAAACATCCTGTGCCCcagcccttcctttctccctctccatcttcttCAGAGCCCATTCCCGGGACCAGACAAAATGGGAATCAGGAAGTTCCAGAGACTCCCTTGTCCTCAGAGATGGAGCCTCTCCACCCAAAATCCAAAGTCAGGCTCCGAGGGTCCTCCAGGAAGACACCCTCTGCAGTTTCTTCTTTAGCCCTTGAACCTCACTCTACCATCCCCGCAGACCAGCCCCTCAGTCCTGAGCTCCCATCTCGGGTCACTCGGGGCAGGACACGTAGGTCCTCTGGCAAGACCCCTGAACCAGTTGTCCCCTCAGCCCCTGAGCTCCAGACTTCCACCTCCAAAGACCAGCCTGTTACCCCTGAGCCCACGTCGCAGGTCACTCGGGGTAGGGCACATAGGTTCTCTGTCAAGAGCCCTGAACCAGTTGTTCCTATAGTCCCTGAAGTCCAGCCTTCCACCTCCAGAGAGCAGCCTGTCACTGCTGAGCTTCTCTCTCAGGGCAGGACCCGTAAATCTGTCAAGACTCCTGAACCGGTTGTCTCCACAGCCACTCAGGGCAGGGCACATAGGTCCTCTCTCAAGACTCCCAAACCAGTAATCCCCTCAGCCCCCAAGCTCCAGCCTTCTACTTCCACGGACCAGCCTGTTACCCCTGAGCCCACATCGCAGGTCACTCGGGGCAGGACACGTAGGTCCTCTGTCAAGACCCCTGAACCACCTGTCCCCACAGCCCCTGAAACCCAACCTTCCACCTCCAAAGACCAGCCTGTCATCACTGAGCCCACATCTGGGGCCACTCACAGCAGGACACACAGGTCTTCTGTCAAGACACCTGAACCAGTTGTCCCAACAGCTCCTGAAGTCCAGCCTTCCGTCCCCACAGACCAGCCTGTCACTCCTGAGCCCACATCTCGGGTCCCTTGGGGCAGGACACGTAGGTCCTCTGGCAAGACCCCTGAACCAGTTGTCCCCTCAGCCCCTGAGCTCCAGACTTCCATCTCCAAAGACCAGCCTGTCATCCCTGGGCCCACATCTGGGGCCACTCACAGCAGGACACACAGGTCCTCTGGCAAGACCCCTGAACCAGTTGTCCCAACAGCTCCTGAAGTCCAGCCTTCCGTCCCCACAGACCAGCCTGTCATCCCCAAACCCAAATCTCAGGGCAGGACATCCAGGTCTTCTGTCAAGACCCCTGAGCCAGTTGCCCCCACAGCCCCTGAGCTCCAGCCTACCACCCCCAGAGGCCAGCCTGTCACCCCCAAACGTACATCTCGGGGCAGGACACCTAGGTCTTCTAGCAAGACCCCCAAATCAGTTGTCCCCACAGTCCCTGAGCTCCAGGCTTCCACCCCCACATACCAGCCTGTCACCCCCAAACTCACATCTCAGGCCACTCGGGGCAGGACACAGAGGTCCTCTGTCAGGACCCCTGAGCCAGTTGCCCCCACAGCCCCTGAGCTCCAGCCTTCCGTCTCCACAGATGAGCCTGTCACTCCTGAGCCCACATCTCGGGCCACTCGGGGCAGGACACAAAGGTCTTTTGTCAAGAtcccccaaccaactgagcccacagCCCCTGACCTTGAATCTCTCACCCCCACAGATCAGCTGGTCACCCCCAAGGCTCAAGGTAGTCAGGATAAGACACTGAGGTCTTCTACAATAAGTGCTGTGCCAGTTCTTACCACCCCTGAATTCCAGTCTTCTGTCCCCACAGACCAGCCTATTCCCCCTGAGCGCATCCCTCAAGCCAGTTGCGGCAGGAGGCTGAGGGCCACCAGGAAGCATGAGTCCCTCAGAGCTCCCATTGTCCGTGAGCCCTACTCTGCACTCCCTGAACCTAAATCTCGGTCCTCAAGGAACCAAAGACAAGGAGCAGTGAGAGTAGTTGAGTCGCTCAGGACCATTCCCAAGCCTGCCTTTGCCCAGCTTCCTGAGGCCCCCACTCACACTACCCAGATCCAAAAGGTAGAGGCGGCAGGAAGATCTGAGTTCACCCCAGAGCCCCTGCCTAAGGCCTCTCAGACCCGCAAGAGGCCTTTGGCTACTGTGGATTCACCCCCACTTCAAAAACGGCTCCAAAGAGGGGAAGTCACCCAGAAGACAGTTTTCctcaaggaagaggaaggagatccAACGGAGAGGCCAAggaaggaggag GATGTAGTGCTTCCAGGACcaggcaagagaaagagagaccaagcAGAGGAGGAGCCCAAGGGAATCCCAAGCCGCAGCCTTCGACGGACCAAACCTAACCAAGAGTCCACAGCCCCCAAA GTACTCTTCACAGGAGTGGTGGATGCCCGTGGAGAGCGGGCAGTGCTGGCCCTGGGAGGGAGTCTGGCCAGCTCAGTGGCAGAGGCTTCCCACTTGGTGACTGATCGAGTCCGACGCACGGTCAAGTTCCTCTGTGCCCTGGGGCGGGGGATCCCCATCCTCTCCCTGGACTGGCTGCACCAG TCCCGCAAGGCTGGTTGCTTCTTGCCCCCGGATGAATATGTGGTGACTGATCCTGAGCAGGAGAAGAACTTTGGCTTCAGCCTTCGAGATGCCCTGAGCCGGGCTCGGGAGCGAAGGTTGCTGGAG GGCTATGAAATCCACGTGACCCCAGGAGTCCAGCCACCGCCACCTCAGATGGGAGAGATCATCAGCTGCTGTGGAGGCACTGTTCTACCCAGCATGCCCCGGTCCTATAAG CCACGGAGAGTTGTGATTACATGCTCCCAGGACTTCGCTCGATGCTCTATTCCATTTCGGGTTGGCCTGCCCATCCTCTCACCTGAGTTCCTGCTGACAGGAGTGCTGAAGCAGGAGGCCAAGCCAGAGGCCTTCATCCTCTCCACTTTGGAAATGTCATCCTCCTGA